A DNA window from Melanotaenia boesemani isolate fMelBoe1 chromosome 6, fMelBoe1.pri, whole genome shotgun sequence contains the following coding sequences:
- the cxcr3.1 gene encoding C-X-C chemokine receptor type 3.1 has protein sequence MMKIDINFTDDESRVGSILDYFSDTYFANDSDYCCEDGDICDLNESASFEAVFIPVLYSIAFVVGVLGNGVLLAVLFQSRRSWSVTDTFILHLGLADVLLLVTLPLWAAQSAQGNGWEFGAPLCKITGTVYTINFYCGIFLLACISLDRYLSIVHATQMYSRRKSWVVHASCIVVWFFSLLLSIPDWIFLDVTFNNRQNRYYCVRDYSKVSTDVIDDWQLASRLLYHIIGFLLPSAVLIFCYSRILHRLRGGNQGLQKQRAFKVIISLVVVFFLCWTPYNITLMADTFNQNNSTNACDTRTNLEKAKTVTFSLGYLHCSLNPVLYAFVGVKFRRKLLDILGSLGCKIKTNINFQSVLSTKRSSIWSDSIVTSNSVAV, from the exons ATGATGAAAATAGACATTAACTTTACTGATGATGAAAGCAGGGTAGGGAGCATATTAGATTATTTCTCTGACACATATTTTGCCAATGACAGTGATTACTGTTGTGAAGATGGTGATATTTGTGACCTGAATGAGAGTGCGAGTTTTGAGGCAGTGTTCATCCCAGTTCTGTACTCGATCGCGTTCGTTGTGGGTGTCCTCGGAAATGGAGTGCTGCTGGCAGTACTGTTTCAGAGCAGGAGATCCTGGAGCGTGACAGACACCTTCATCCTTCACCTGGGCTTggcagatgtgctgctgctggtgaCACTGCCTCTCTGGGCTGCCCAGTCTGCTCAAGGGAATGGATGGGAATTTGGCGCCCCCCTCTGCAAGATTACTGGAACAGTTTACACG ATCAACTTCTACTGCGGGATCTTTCTCCTGGCCTGCATCAGTCTGGATCGCTACCTGTCCATCGTCCATGCAACCCAGATGTATTCTCGCAGAAAGTCCTGGGTTGTTCATGCCAGCTGCATTGTGGTGTGGTTTttttctctgctcctctctaTCCCTGACTGGATCTTCTTAGATGTTACATTCAACAACAGACAAAACAGATATTATTGTGTTAGAGATTATTCTAAAGTCAGCACAGATGTGATAGATGACTGGCAACTAGCATCACGCCTGCTCTACCACATAATAGGCTTTCTGCTTCCTTCTGCTGTCCTCATCTTCTGCTACTCCCGTATCCTGCACCGCTTGCGTGGTGGCAACCAGGGCCTCCAAAAGCAGCGAGCTTTCAAAGTCATTATATCCTTAGTAGTagttttctttctctgctgGACGCCATACAATATCACACTCATGGCGGACACATTTAATCAAAACAACAGCACTAATGCCTGTGACACCAGAACAAATCTGGAAAAAGCAAAGACTGTGACTTTTTCCTTGGGTTACCTTCACTGCAGCCTTAACCCAGTTCTGTACGCCTTTGTAGGTGTGAAGTTCCGGCGCAAGCTGCTGGACATCCTGGGGTCACTGGGCTGCAAGATTAAAACTAATATCAATTTTCAATCTGTTCTCAGCACCAAGAGAAGCTCCATTTGGTCTGATTCCATCGTTACCTCCAACTCTGTTGCAGTCTGA